Genomic window (Tenrec ecaudatus isolate mTenEca1 chromosome 16, mTenEca1.hap1, whole genome shotgun sequence):
tgggtttttgagactaactctctttttaatttttctttctgagactaactctttatgggagtagaaagtctctctactggcggtttcgaactgctgaactggcagttagcagcccaacgtgtaacccatacGCCGCCAGGGGCTCGTCTGCGCCACGAGGTGGTTAGCAAGTTCCATCACCGGGAGGAGGGAATTGGGTCTGGCCTGTCGCCTCGTGTCCCCCTATCCAGCTGACTTCAGTCCGTCGCTCCCCGCCCCCTCTCTCGCCCCTAACCCTCTTTATTCTACTCCCTGTCCTCTTAATGTAAAGATGGGCTCTGTCGTCCTGCTTAGACCCTCCGTGCTTTGAGACAGTGCCAGGGGTCCCTAGGGTCCGCGGAGCTCGGTCTGGGAGGTGGCAGGGCGCGCTggaaggcaggggtgggagggggtggtggaaagAGACGggaggtgtgtgtgggtgggggggcggcGCAGGCAGGGGGCGCGGGGTGGGTGCAGGGGGAGCGCTGGCAGTGCGTAGCCTGGGTTCAAGGAGGTGGGGGAGCGGGCAGGGCGCAGGGGAGGCGCGCAGGCAGGTGCAGAGGGGCCGTCAGCGACGCGCTGGCTAGGCGCAAGGGGCACCCTGGGGCGCACGGCCTTGTCCCGCGCCGAGAGAAGTGTACCCCCCGCCGGGGACTGCAGGATCGGAGGTCCGGAGAGGAGCGTGGGGGTGTGGGGAAGGGACGCTCGGTGCCCTTGACGCTCCCTGGGGGCGTGTCCCAGAGGCTCCGCCTCCCGCCAGCCCCTTTCGCACGGTGACAAGAGTTGCTGCGCGTGTCCCCGGTCGCTTTCAGTTCGTTCGAGTCCCGGCCTTGCCACCGTCGCCACCATGCCCCGCGGGAGCCGcagcgcggccgcccggccctcCAGGTAGTCCAGTCGGGGCTCCGTGGGGAGGTCTCCAGGGAGGCGTGGGCACCCTCCAGGCGTCCGCGCTGTGACCTTGGCTGCTGCTGCGccatcttgggggtgggggatgggcagGGTGCCACCTCTAAGCCCCTGTGTGTTTGGGGCTGGGGGTGATGGTGTGGACGGTACCCTctctgggagggagaggggacgtTTCCTGGACTAGCATGGGATCTGGGGGCGGCCCTGAGGTCACTTTGTCCCCCTGCACAGCCGCCCCTCTGCCCACCCGCCGGCGCACCCGCCACCCTCGGTACCCGCTCCAGCCCCAGCCGCTCCGGGCCAGCCGGGTCTCATGGCTCAGATGGCGTCCACGGCGGCGGGGGTGGCCGTGGGCTCGGCCGTGGGCCACGTGATGGGCAGCGCGCTGACCGGAGCCTTCAGCGGAGGAAGCTCGGAGCCCGCCCAGCCCGCCACTCAGCAGGTCAGCCTCAGGGTCAAGCGGGACCCGGTGTCCGGGCCACATGGAGTggtggcaggggggagggggtagcTGGACATCcgccctggtgtgccccaggtttTGCCCACTTAATGTTCTAGTCTTCACTGTTAACCTGGCACCTCGCCGCTTTCCTCACCTCACTCCTAAACTCCAGCTAGCCCTTAAAAGACGCCTGAGGGGTTAAAGATTGCACCCTCACCTCACCTTGAGAGAGAGGGGTCTTGATGCATACGAGGgcgctcccctccccccttgcAGGCTCTCCGGCCACCTGCAAAGGGGCAAGGGTGACTTTGGGGCGTGTGCCCTGCCGCCAAGCTTTAGCAATAAAGTCAGAGACTGTGGGGCAAACGGATTACGAATCAGGTGCCCAAGACCAGAAGATTCTAGAACTTGTGGGGGTGACCTCATACCGTGGGATTGCTACAAAACCTTGGGTGCTCGGagtctcctccccactgcccctgggCTCGGCGCCTGCTGACTGCGCATGCCCCTCTGCCCTCAGGCCCCCGCCCGAGCTGCCccgcagccccagcagctggggcCCTGCGCCTATGAGATCAGGCAGTTCCTCGACTGCTCCACCACGCAGAGTGACCTGTCCCTGTGTGAGGGCTTCAGTGAGGCCTTGAAGCAGTGCAAATACAACCACGGTGAGTGAGCCGGAGGATCCTTGGactcggctgggggtgggggtggcgggtgggAAGTTGGGGTCCGGGCCTGCACCTGCCCTACCTGCTGACCACACCTTTGCCCTCCCTGTCTTCCAAGGCTTGAGCTCCCTGCCCTGAAGGGCCCACACTGGACTCAGAGCCCTGCCTGACACCCTGAACCCACTGCTCACCGACAACGGACCACGACGTCAGATTGTacccctgtggtggtggtgggggggttctcccctcacagaagacccgagacgcaaatgtgcaattaaaaAGCTGATCTTA
Coding sequences:
- the CHCHD10 gene encoding coiled-coil-helix-coiled-coil-helix domain-containing protein 10, mitochondrial; the encoded protein is MPRGSRSAAARPSSRPSAHPPAHPPPSVPAPAPAAPGQPGLMAQMASTAAGVAVGSAVGHVMGSALTGAFSGGSSEPAQPATQQAPARAAPQPQQLGPCAYEIRQFLDCSTTQSDLSLCEGFSEALKQCKYNHGLSSLP